GCTTGACCTCGTCCTTGCTCATCATGAGGTCCTTGCGATGGAACTTGTTCTGGATCATGTAGTCGGCCGCGCCGATGACAAGGAACGCGGCTCCGGCTTTGTAGAGGAGGCGGAAGAGCATGTGCCCGGCGAGAGACGCCGAGGCGGCGGGTTCGACACGCGCGGTAAGCAGGACGTCGCGAAGGTCGCCGCGGAGTTCGTAGTAGACGAGCGCGGCGATGACGGCCAGTTTGACGAGGTTCTTCAGCAGGTCGACCCAGGTCTTGGCCTTGAAGAAGATATTCCTGAAGCCCTCGACAGGGTTCAGCTTGTCGAACTTAGGCTGAATCACCTGGGGCGCGAACAGCGCCTTCACCTGGAGGAACTGCAGCGCGGCGGCCATGAGCGCAACGGCCACCACGAGCGGCGACGTCATGGTGAGCGCCTGGAGCAAGCCGTCCCCGAACCGCTCGAGCAGCGGCCCTTCGGCCACTTCTCCGGTCAACATCGAAGGAGCAAAATAGCCCGCCATGGCGGTGCGCAACCGGGCCACGTAGAGAGCCCCACCGGCGCTCAGAACGGCGGCGGCGGCAAGGAGAAGGAAGGCGTTGGTGAGGTCGGCGCTCTTGGCCACCTGGCCCTTCTCGCGGGACTTGCGGAGCTTTTGTCCGGTAGGCTGTTCGGTCTTCTCCGACATCGGACGCGGCTAGCCCCGCCCCTGGCCGAATTCCGCAAGCGTCATGCGGTCAGCTGCTTCGCGAGGATACTTCGCGTAGCGCTCGAGCAGCAGGCCGACGTTCATTCCGGCGATTTCGAAGTGACGGCGCGGGTCGTCGCCATAGTCGAGGAAGCTGAACGGATTCGACATGCTCGGCTGGACGATTTCGCCGACCGGGAGGCCGAGGGCGCGGAGGCGGACGAGCATCGCCTCGGCGTCGTCGCGGGTGGACATCTGCTGCACGTTCACCGGACTGACGCTGCCGTTGGAGTTGCGGAAGACGGCGGTG
This DNA window, taken from Bryobacteraceae bacterium, encodes the following:
- a CDS encoding EscU/YscU/HrcU family type III secretion system export apparatus switch protein; protein product: MSEKTEQPTGQKLRKSREKGQVAKSADLTNAFLLLAAAAVLSAGGALYVARLRTAMAGYFAPSMLTGEVAEGPLLERFGDGLLQALTMTSPLVVAVALMAAALQFLQVKALFAPQVIQPKFDKLNPVEGFRNIFFKAKTWVDLLKNLVKLAVIAALVYYELRGDLRDVLLTARVEPAASASLAGHMLFRLLYKAGAAFLVIGAADYMIQNKFHRKDLMMSKDEVKREYKESEGDPHLKHARKQFHDEMLSHSAVGNVPRASAVVVNPTHVAVAIEYDEATMGAPTVTAKGREELAGRIRELAREHHIPVIRNIGLARSLYAVDLGAEIPEELYDAVAEVLHWVYELAERGEKPPEVF